A stretch of DNA from Erythrolamprus reginae isolate rEryReg1 chromosome 10, rEryReg1.hap1, whole genome shotgun sequence:
CCTCCAGGGCCGGACACCAGCAAGGTTGaggaatgggggggaggggggcagcctGTTCCCAATACGCACGCGAGCAGAACCACCAATGGGCAGGAGCAGTTGAGAAAAGGGCTACTCGGGAGCAAGGCTTGGAgaggattgccccccccccccccctgcacgaaGCAACTTGGTTCATTCTGGTCGGTTTAACTCAGCAGCTCCGTTTTGACTCTGTGCCCTTGCAAAGCTGTGTTGGCATCGTGTCAAGAGAGATGGCGGTGGGTGCTTGCCAGCCTTATCTGGGAGGACGGTGGCCGACTTCTGCCGGACTAATTAAAACTGTTTGGGATTCATTACAGCTGTGAATGGACATAATTCACAGCCGAGGATTTTGGGGACTGCGTTTGCGATTTATGCTTCATCAGGAAGCCCAGGCCAGAGCCCTTACCCTGAAATGCCCCCGTCAAAGCCAGGCTTACGTTTCACCTCCCCCTTCTGTGCAGCCAGACACCTCTCGGTTGGCTgagcaatcccccccccccaggggccaAGGCTCACCTGGCAGCTGCTGGTCCTCTGCTTGCGTTGGGGACAGAAATTCCTCCGCGGCCGGTTCCTCGTGGCCGCTGATGCTATCAGAGTCGGGGGCCACTGCTTCAACGTCGGAGCCCTAAAATTGCAAAGACGCTCCCTGGAGGTTGAGTTGGAAGCTCCTGCAGGAGTCCCCAAGCAGGGTGCCTTCCTGCCAGCCGGGCTATTTGCTCCCCAAATAAACGAGGGAAGGCGGGAGGCCTCTGAGAGACAAAGCAAGTCTTCCAAACGCTGCCTGGCCTAGCAGCAGAGTCTCCTGGGGCCTGGAAGCGGCCtgcagaggaggaaggggagggggtgcAAGGGATGCCCGTGGCAGCTCTGGCTGGGCTTCTTCAGCAAAGGTCATTCTGTCTTTCCGAGTAAAGGTCTGACTTATTACACATTAGGCCAGTGTGGCCGGAATAGCCCCCCACTTTTTGAAAATAGAGGGGTGGGACTGTGCGCTAAGCCACTTTCAAGCCCCTTGAGACTCTGGGCTACAGGGGAACGTTTCATCCCCGGGAATCTGGGCCATGAACGCTGCCTGGCTTTCCTGCCCTCTCTGAAGCTCAGGGGGCTCCAAGGGCCTCCTCTCTTCTGCCCCTCCTGGACTTTATGCCGGGAGAGCAACCAGCTTCCCACcagccctgccccccccccttcaggcCCGGCTCCCTTCGCTTCCTGAAACCGAGGTCCAAACCCCCTTTGGTGCAGCAGGCATCGAGCCCCCCCCCCGTGGTCCCCCCCCTCCTTCCATAGCCGCTTCTGCTCGAACCCCGCAAAGCTTTCAGGGGTTTTAAGCAGACTctgcctgaggggggggggggcgggggggagaagGCGGGGGAAACTGCAGCGCAACCGCCCCCCCCGCCGCCTTCCTTTCGTGGCAGCCCttccagacccccccccccccgccggcctTGCCtgccccgcccgcccacccggtaCCTCGTGGTTGATGACCGTCCAGCCACAAGACGAGTCGCTGTCGCTGGAGCTCTCGGACATCTTGAAGCAGCTGCGAGGAGGAGAGGAGCCTCTTCAGCGGGCGGGCGGCCTTCCCCTcctccgcccgcccccccaccccccggggcctcttcctcctcctcggggcGACGTCTCTGTGTCCGGCAGCCGACCCTGCACcacctccgcccccccccccggccgagAGGAGCCTGCCGCGCTGGGCGGGGGACGCGGCTGTCCTACCTGCTGGAGCGGCGGCCGACGCAGCGGCCTCCCCAGCTTCGGCAGAACAACAACCGGGGAACGAAGAGGCGACGCCGCTGCGCCTGCGCCTCCCGCGGGGCGTCCGCCGGGAAGCGTAGTCCGCCTCCGCCCGGCGCTGCGGCAGGCTGGCCGCTGCGGGACTACACGCCCCAGGGGGAAGCGCGGCTGAGGGCGGGCCCGCGCATCAACAAAGGGCGGGGCCGAGCCGTTGCCCGGGCGACGCGGCGCCCAGGCCTCCTCCGTGGCTGGCCGCCGGGCAGGGTAGATGGGCTCCCGGGCGGGAGAGCGGCCGCCGGGCGTCGCCAACCCGGGCAACCCGGTCTTTACGTGTGTGGCGGACACGCGGGCGCTGCTGACGGGGACGCGCCTGAGCGCGCTGGCCCCGCTGCTCTACAAGACCACCGCCAGCGACTACGGCGCCCTGC
This window harbors:
- the PIERCE2 gene encoding piercer of microtubule wall 2 protein: MGSRAGERPPGVANPGNPVFTCVADTRALLTGTRLSALAPLLYKTTASDYGALRPTSATAPCRFCPLENAFTTRLAAAGPPQHNGINTGTDRSPV